In Nonomuraea sp. NBC_00507, the following are encoded in one genomic region:
- a CDS encoding dolichyl-phosphate-mannose--protein mannosyltransferase, whose amino-acid sequence MAVTDSPYQAYETSEAGESLPPTRSVRDRVIPPMRGSVLWGWIGPLLVTAFGGILRFMNLGHPKAVVFDETYYMKDAFSLITWGVERVSIKDADKAILAGNTNIWQSCTQETLDKCASYVVHPPLGKWMIGVGEWLFGLNPIGWRVSAAVIGTLSILILARVARRMTRSTLLGCFAGLLLALDGLHFVLSRTALLDIFLMFWVLAAFACLVVDRDQARERLVTWYENSPVSPQGPWLGARPWRLAAGVCLAFAMSVKWSGLAFAVAFTIMSLLWDFGARRAVGLRRPYAGAFNKDVPQGVLAFGIVPFVAYMATWTGWFATDTGYGRNWERATTADNPLFFLFDSMRSWIQYQWQVFSFHSDLETTHPYMSEPWQWPLLLRPVAFYYEGKQNACGVKDCSEAVLGVGTPVIWFGAVAALVALIAWYVSSRDWRAGAVLLAYAMGWLPWFYFALADNRTMFLFYAIPMVPFMVLAITLCAGLLIGPSTRTAEGVVTARRTWGAAIVGAYALLALINFWWLHPILTAELIPYAEWKARMLFEKRWI is encoded by the coding sequence ATGGCGGTGACCGATTCCCCGTACCAGGCCTACGAGACATCGGAGGCCGGCGAGAGCCTGCCACCGACTCGCTCCGTGCGCGATCGGGTCATACCTCCGATGCGCGGCAGCGTGCTGTGGGGGTGGATCGGGCCGCTGCTGGTCACCGCCTTCGGCGGGATCCTGCGTTTCATGAACCTCGGCCATCCGAAGGCCGTGGTGTTCGACGAGACCTACTACATGAAAGACGCGTTCTCGCTGATCACGTGGGGTGTGGAGCGGGTCTCGATCAAGGACGCGGACAAGGCGATCCTGGCCGGCAACACCAACATCTGGCAGTCGTGCACCCAGGAGACGCTCGACAAGTGCGCCTCCTACGTGGTGCACCCGCCGCTCGGCAAGTGGATGATCGGCGTCGGCGAGTGGTTGTTCGGGCTCAACCCGATCGGCTGGCGGGTCAGCGCGGCGGTGATCGGCACGCTGTCCATCCTCATCCTGGCCAGGGTGGCGCGCAGGATGACCCGCTCGACGCTGCTGGGCTGCTTCGCCGGGCTGCTGCTGGCGCTGGACGGCCTGCACTTCGTGTTGTCGCGGACGGCGCTGCTGGACATCTTCCTGATGTTCTGGGTGCTGGCCGCGTTCGCGTGCCTCGTGGTGGACCGGGACCAGGCGCGGGAGCGGCTGGTCACCTGGTATGAGAACTCGCCTGTCTCGCCGCAGGGGCCGTGGCTGGGGGCCAGGCCGTGGCGCCTGGCCGCCGGTGTGTGCCTGGCCTTCGCGATGTCGGTCAAGTGGTCGGGGCTGGCGTTCGCGGTGGCGTTCACGATCATGTCGCTGCTGTGGGACTTCGGGGCACGGCGGGCCGTGGGGTTGCGGCGTCCGTACGCGGGCGCGTTCAACAAGGACGTGCCGCAGGGGGTCCTGGCGTTCGGAATCGTGCCGTTCGTGGCGTACATGGCCACCTGGACCGGCTGGTTCGCGACGGACACCGGCTATGGGCGCAACTGGGAGCGGGCCACCACGGCGGACAATCCGTTGTTCTTCCTCTTCGACTCGATGCGGTCGTGGATCCAATACCAGTGGCAGGTCTTCTCCTTCCACAGCGACCTGGAGACCACGCATCCGTACATGTCCGAGCCGTGGCAGTGGCCGCTGCTGCTGCGCCCGGTCGCCTTCTACTACGAGGGCAAGCAGAACGCCTGCGGCGTCAAGGACTGCTCGGAGGCGGTGCTGGGCGTCGGCACGCCGGTGATCTGGTTCGGCGCGGTGGCGGCGCTGGTGGCGTTGATCGCCTGGTATGTCTCCTCGCGGGACTGGCGGGCCGGGGCCGTATTGCTGGCCTACGCCATGGGCTGGCTGCCGTGGTTCTACTTCGCCCTCGCCGACAACCGCACGATGTTCCTGTTCTACGCCATCCCGATGGTGCCGTTCATGGTGCTGGCCATCACGTTGTGCGCCGGGCTGCTGATAGGACCGTCCACGCGGACGGCCGAAGGTGTCGTGACGGCGCGGCGTACGTGGGGGGCGGCCATCGTGGGCGCCTACGCCCTGCTAGCCTTGATCAACTTCTGGTGGCTGCATCCGATCCTGACCGCTGAGCTGATCCCGTACGCCGAATGGAAGGCCCGCATGTTGTTCGAAAAACGATGGATCTGA
- a CDS encoding MBL fold metallo-hydrolase, which translates to MRIHHLNLGSMREIHALDGGPAARAVCHALLIETPASGLVLVEAGLGTDDVTRPGELLEHEWTELVEPVLSPAETAVRQVAELGHDPADVRHIVLTHLDVDHSGGLPDFPGAQVHVMEAELKTALTQAPSRRYRPGHWAHGPRWVTYPGTGTQWLGVEGVRPLVGLPEEFLLVPLEGHTEGHAGVAVHDGDRWLLHAGDAYFHHGEISKDPQSHPLMDIVQLDSQVDAERRVSSQERLRALAHDHGVAVFCAHDPWELSDYHE; encoded by the coding sequence ATGCGAATTCACCATTTGAATCTCGGCTCCATGCGCGAGATCCACGCGCTCGACGGCGGCCCGGCCGCGCGGGCCGTATGCCACGCCCTGCTCATCGAGACCCCGGCCTCCGGGCTGGTGCTGGTGGAGGCCGGGCTCGGCACCGATGACGTGACCCGTCCGGGTGAGCTGCTTGAACACGAATGGACGGAGCTCGTCGAGCCGGTCCTGTCGCCTGCCGAAACCGCCGTGCGGCAGGTCGCCGAGCTCGGCCACGACCCCGCCGACGTGCGCCACATCGTGCTCACCCACCTGGACGTGGACCACAGCGGCGGCCTGCCGGACTTCCCCGGCGCCCAGGTGCACGTCATGGAGGCGGAGCTGAAGACCGCGCTCACGCAGGCGCCGAGCCGTCGCTATCGGCCCGGCCACTGGGCGCACGGGCCGCGCTGGGTCACCTATCCCGGCACCGGCACACAGTGGCTGGGCGTGGAGGGGGTGCGGCCGCTCGTGGGCCTGCCGGAGGAGTTCCTGCTCGTGCCGCTCGAAGGGCACACGGAAGGGCACGCCGGAGTGGCCGTCCACGACGGTGACCGGTGGCTGCTGCACGCCGGCGACGCGTACTTCCACCACGGCGAAATCTCCAAAGATCCGCAGTCCCATCCGCTGATGGACATCGTGCAGCTCGACTCGCAGGTCGACGCCGAGCGCCGGGTGTCCAGCCAGGAGCGCCTGCGCGCACTCGCCCACGACCACGGGGTCGCCGTCTTCTGCGCACACGACCCCTGGGAGCTGTCCGATTACCACGAGTAG
- a CDS encoding MerR family transcriptional regulator, which produces MDTLLDIGEVARRSGLAASALRFYERKGLIEADGRNGLRRAYRPETLERLALITCARDAGFRLSEIAAFLRAGPSDTRLREHLAAKEREVDARVAQLTRLRDSLRHAAVCEHDPLVECPEFKQAIRRVPEG; this is translated from the coding sequence ATGGACACGTTGCTCGACATCGGCGAGGTGGCCAGGCGCAGCGGGCTGGCCGCCTCCGCGTTGCGGTTCTACGAGCGCAAGGGCCTCATCGAGGCCGATGGGCGCAATGGGCTGCGGCGCGCGTACCGGCCGGAGACGCTGGAGCGCCTGGCGCTGATCACATGCGCCCGCGACGCCGGCTTCAGGCTCTCCGAGATCGCCGCGTTCCTGCGGGCCGGCCCGTCGGACACACGGCTGCGTGAGCACCTGGCGGCCAAGGAACGCGAGGTGGACGCGCGGGTCGCGCAGCTGACCAGGCTGCGTGACAGCCTGCGCCACGCGGCGGTCTGCGAGCACGACCCGCTGGTCGAATGCCCCGAGTTCAAGCAGGCGATACGAAGGGTTCCAGAAGGATGA
- a CDS encoding glycosyltransferase family 2 protein, whose protein sequence is MELTVVMPCLNEAETVEVCVRKALACMEEHGIEGEVLIADNGSTDGSQQLARDAGARVVHVEEKGYGNALMGGIRAARGKFIIMGDADDSYDFTSLLPFVEQLRDGADLVMGNRFKGGIAPGAMPPLHRYLGNPVLSFIGRLFFPSAIGDFHCGLRGFRRDSILKLQLQTGGMEFASEMVVRSTLSGLDVREVPTTLSPDGRSRPPHLRSWRDGWRHLRFLLLYSPKWLFFYPGVLMMIIGLVAGTALTFGPVEIGELAFDVDTLVGTSALVVIGFQAALFALFTKVYAAEEGFLPESPRIRKIIDIVTLEKGLVVGGLLALAGLVGLVMSLVHWQVRSFGELDPRLSLRLVVPSATALIMSFQTIFATLFVSILGIRRSRETPIDRAAAAAEEAAEALTRAKSKA, encoded by the coding sequence GTGGAACTGACGGTGGTCATGCCCTGCCTCAATGAGGCGGAGACCGTGGAAGTCTGTGTGCGCAAGGCGCTGGCGTGCATGGAGGAGCACGGCATCGAGGGCGAGGTCCTGATCGCCGACAACGGCAGCACGGACGGCTCTCAACAGCTTGCCCGCGACGCCGGCGCCCGCGTGGTCCACGTCGAGGAGAAGGGCTACGGCAACGCCCTCATGGGCGGCATCAGGGCGGCGCGCGGCAAATTCATCATCATGGGCGACGCCGACGACTCCTACGATTTCACTTCGCTGCTGCCGTTCGTCGAGCAGCTGCGGGACGGCGCCGACCTGGTCATGGGCAACCGGTTCAAGGGCGGCATCGCGCCCGGGGCCATGCCCCCGCTCCACCGCTACCTGGGCAACCCGGTGTTGTCGTTCATCGGCCGGCTGTTCTTCCCGTCGGCGATCGGCGACTTCCACTGCGGCCTGCGCGGCTTCCGGCGCGACTCGATTCTGAAGCTGCAGCTGCAGACCGGCGGCATGGAGTTCGCCTCCGAGATGGTGGTCCGCTCCACGCTGTCGGGGCTCGACGTGCGCGAGGTTCCCACGACCCTCTCGCCCGACGGCCGCTCCCGCCCGCCGCACCTGCGCTCCTGGCGCGACGGCTGGCGCCACCTGCGTTTCCTGCTGCTCTACAGCCCGAAGTGGCTGTTCTTCTACCCCGGCGTGCTGATGATGATCATCGGCCTGGTGGCGGGGACCGCGCTGACCTTCGGCCCGGTGGAGATCGGTGAGCTCGCCTTCGACGTCGACACCCTGGTCGGGACGTCGGCGCTGGTGGTGATCGGCTTCCAGGCGGCGTTGTTCGCGCTGTTCACGAAGGTCTATGCGGCCGAGGAAGGGTTCCTGCCGGAGTCGCCACGGATCCGCAAAATCATCGACATCGTTACCTTGGAAAAGGGTCTCGTGGTCGGCGGGCTGCTGGCGCTGGCCGGCCTGGTCGGACTGGTGATGTCGCTGGTGCACTGGCAGGTGCGCAGCTTCGGCGAGCTGGACCCGCGTTTGTCGCTGCGTCTGGTGGTGCCGTCGGCGACGGCGCTGATCATGAGCTTCCAGACGATCTTCGCCACGCTCTTCGTCAGCATCCTCGGGATCCGGCGGTCCCGCGAAACCCCTATCGACCGCGCCGCGGCCGCCGCTGAGGAGGCCGCGGAGGCACTTACACGAGCAAAATCAAAAGCATAA
- the metG gene encoding methionine--tRNA ligase — MSQHILTAVAWPYANGPRHIGHVSGFGVPSDVFSRYQRMAGNKVLMVSGTDEHGTPIQVQADKEGVSARELADRYNRVIAEDLTGLGLSYDLFTRTTTNNHYAVTQQIFKGLYDNGYIFPKTTMGAISPSTGRTLPDRYIEGTCPICGYDGARGDQCDNCGNQLDPIQLINPKSRINGETPVFVETEHFMLDLPAFAEVLGSYLQSKQGEWRPNVLKFALNLLGDLQPRAISRDLDWGVPIPLDGWRDQPNKRLYVWFDAVIGYLSASIEWARRSGDPDAWRQWWQNPDARGYYFMGKDNIVFHAEIWPAMLFGYSGQGARDGSPGSLGALNLPSEVVSSEFLTMEGKKFSSSRQVVIYVRDFLARYDADALRYYISVAGPENQDTDFTWQEFVNRNNGELVAAWGNLVNRSISMAAKNFGAVPEAGDLTDADRALLERSRNAFGPVGAELNRSRFKNAITEAFDVVREANKYLAEQEPWKLKEDPQRQKSILHVALQVVDDAKTMLTPFLPSSSNKVFAMLGGEGVWSGMPEIHEVDEDGGKPYPVITGDYDGAARWEHRPIKPGTQLAPPVPLFKKLDPKVVDEELARLAE, encoded by the coding sequence ATGTCGCAGCACATTTTGACCGCCGTAGCTTGGCCGTATGCGAACGGCCCTCGTCACATCGGGCACGTGTCAGGTTTCGGCGTGCCGTCTGACGTTTTCAGCCGCTACCAGCGGATGGCGGGCAACAAGGTGCTGATGGTCTCCGGCACCGACGAGCACGGCACGCCCATCCAGGTGCAGGCCGACAAGGAAGGCGTCAGCGCCAGGGAGCTGGCCGACCGCTACAACCGCGTCATCGCCGAGGACCTCACCGGCCTGGGGCTGTCCTACGACCTGTTCACCAGGACCACCACGAACAACCACTACGCCGTCACGCAGCAGATCTTCAAGGGTCTCTACGACAACGGCTACATCTTCCCGAAGACCACGATGGGCGCGATCTCGCCCTCGACCGGCCGCACGCTGCCCGACCGCTACATCGAGGGCACCTGCCCCATCTGCGGCTACGACGGCGCGCGCGGCGACCAGTGCGACAACTGCGGCAACCAGCTGGACCCGATCCAGCTGATCAACCCCAAGAGCCGCATCAACGGCGAGACCCCGGTCTTCGTCGAGACCGAGCACTTCATGCTCGACCTGCCCGCCTTCGCCGAGGTGCTCGGCTCCTACCTGCAGTCCAAGCAGGGCGAGTGGCGGCCCAACGTGCTGAAGTTCGCCCTCAACCTGCTCGGCGACCTGCAGCCGCGGGCGATCAGCCGCGACCTCGACTGGGGCGTGCCGATCCCGCTCGACGGCTGGCGTGACCAGCCCAACAAGCGGCTCTACGTGTGGTTCGACGCGGTCATCGGCTACCTGTCGGCCTCCATCGAGTGGGCCAGGCGCTCCGGCGACCCGGACGCCTGGCGCCAGTGGTGGCAAAACCCCGACGCCCGCGGCTACTACTTCATGGGCAAGGACAACATCGTCTTCCACGCCGAGATCTGGCCGGCGATGTTGTTCGGCTACAGCGGGCAGGGCGCCCGTGACGGCTCGCCGGGCTCGCTCGGCGCGCTCAATCTGCCGTCCGAGGTGGTCTCCAGCGAGTTCTTGACGATGGAGGGCAAGAAGTTCTCCTCCTCCCGCCAGGTCGTCATCTACGTCCGCGACTTCCTCGCGCGCTACGACGCCGACGCGCTGCGCTACTACATCTCGGTGGCCGGGCCGGAAAACCAGGACACCGACTTCACCTGGCAGGAGTTCGTCAACCGCAACAACGGCGAGCTCGTCGCGGCCTGGGGCAACCTGGTCAACCGGTCGATCTCGATGGCGGCGAAGAACTTCGGCGCCGTCCCCGAGGCGGGCGACCTGACCGACGCCGACCGGGCGCTGCTGGAGCGCTCGCGCAACGCGTTCGGCCCGGTGGGCGCGGAGCTCAACAGGTCCAGGTTCAAGAACGCGATCACCGAGGCGTTCGACGTGGTCCGCGAGGCCAACAAATACCTGGCCGAGCAGGAGCCGTGGAAGCTCAAGGAAGACCCGCAGCGGCAGAAGTCGATCCTGCACGTCGCGCTCCAGGTGGTCGACGACGCCAAGACGATGCTCACGCCGTTCCTGCCCAGCTCCTCCAACAAGGTCTTCGCCATGTTGGGCGGCGAGGGCGTCTGGTCGGGCATGCCGGAGATCCACGAGGTCGACGAGGACGGCGGCAAGCCATACCCGGTGATCACCGGTGACTACGACGGCGCGGCCCGCTGGGAGCACCGGCCGATCAAGCCGGGCACGCAGCTCGCGCCGCCGGTGCCGCTGTTCAAGAAGCTCGACCCGAAGGTCGTGGACGAGGAGCTGGCCCGGCTGGCCGAGTGA
- a CDS encoding dolichyl-phosphate-mannose--protein mannosyltransferase, with amino-acid sequence MRNRGVSPQRLVPPFQGSALLGWVGPLVVALFGGILRFVRLGEPKAVVFDETYYIKDAYSLLRYGVERATLGDAKDPIADRRLIAGNLDIFKQCPEPADCASFVAHPPLGKWMIGVGEWLFGMNPFGWRFAAALVGTLSILVLARVARRMTRSTLLGCLAGLLLALDGLHFVLSRTALLDIFLMFWVLAGFACLVADRDWARRRLVDWYESAPITELGPRLGARPWRLAAGACLGAACAVKWSGIFFLIAFAALSLMWDMGARRALGLRRPHRGALTYDAPGGLAAMALLPAAVFLASWTGWFATADGWGRNWDRATSARSPIFFVIDSMRSWLDYQSQVLGFHSGLDDYHSYMSEPWSWPLLLRPVSFHYPANLPPSACGADKCSEAVLGVGTPALWYGALLALLGLIAWYVSSRDWRAGAVLLAFGAGWLPWFYYAIADNRTMYLFYMIPVVPFMVLAIVLVAGLILGKESAPPARRAAGAAVVGAFALIVLINFWWLYPVLTAETITQAEWWARMLMRSWVTAAPK; translated from the coding sequence GTGAGGAACAGGGGGGTTTCGCCACAGCGGCTCGTCCCGCCCTTTCAGGGGTCCGCGTTGCTGGGCTGGGTGGGGCCGCTCGTGGTCGCGTTGTTCGGCGGGATCCTGCGCTTCGTCAGGCTCGGCGAGCCCAAGGCCGTGGTCTTCGACGAGACCTACTACATCAAGGACGCGTACTCACTGCTCAGGTACGGCGTCGAGCGGGCCACCCTGGGTGACGCCAAGGATCCCATCGCCGACCGGCGCCTGATCGCCGGCAACCTGGACATCTTCAAGCAGTGCCCAGAGCCGGCCGACTGCGCCTCGTTTGTGGCGCACCCGCCGCTGGGCAAGTGGATGATCGGCGTCGGCGAGTGGTTGTTCGGCATGAACCCGTTCGGCTGGCGCTTCGCCGCAGCCCTCGTGGGCACGCTGTCCATCCTCGTCCTGGCCAGGGTGGCGCGCAGGATGACCCGCTCGACGCTGCTGGGCTGCCTGGCCGGGCTGCTGCTGGCGCTGGACGGCCTGCACTTCGTGTTGTCGCGGACGGCGCTGCTGGACATCTTCCTGATGTTCTGGGTGCTGGCCGGGTTCGCGTGCCTGGTGGCCGACCGGGACTGGGCGCGGCGGCGGCTGGTGGACTGGTACGAGAGCGCGCCCATCACCGAGCTCGGCCCGCGCCTCGGGGCTCGGCCGTGGCGGCTGGCCGCCGGGGCATGCCTGGGCGCGGCCTGCGCGGTCAAATGGTCGGGGATCTTCTTCCTCATCGCCTTCGCGGCGCTCAGCCTCATGTGGGACATGGGGGCCAGGCGGGCACTGGGACTGCGGCGGCCGCACCGGGGGGCGCTGACGTACGACGCGCCCGGCGGGCTGGCCGCGATGGCCCTCCTGCCGGCGGCGGTGTTCCTGGCGAGCTGGACGGGCTGGTTCGCCACCGCCGACGGCTGGGGCCGCAACTGGGACCGGGCCACCTCGGCGCGAAGTCCGATCTTCTTCGTCATCGACTCGATGCGGTCATGGTTGGACTACCAGAGCCAGGTGCTCGGCTTCCACAGCGGCCTGGACGACTACCACTCCTACATGTCGGAGCCGTGGTCCTGGCCGCTGTTGTTGCGGCCTGTCTCGTTCCACTACCCGGCGAACCTGCCGCCGTCGGCCTGCGGCGCCGACAAGTGCTCCGAGGCCGTGCTCGGCGTCGGCACCCCCGCCCTGTGGTACGGCGCCCTGCTCGCCCTGCTCGGCCTCATCGCCTGGTACGTGTCCTCACGCGACTGGCGGGCCGGAGCCGTGCTGCTGGCGTTCGGGGCCGGCTGGCTGCCGTGGTTCTACTACGCCATCGCCGACAACCGCACGATGTACCTCTTCTACATGATCCCCGTGGTGCCGTTCATGGTGCTGGCTATCGTGCTGGTGGCGGGGCTGATCCTGGGCAAGGAGAGCGCGCCCCCGGCCCGGCGGGCGGCGGGGGCCGCGGTGGTCGGCGCGTTCGCGCTCATCGTGCTGATCAACTTCTGGTGGCTCTACCCGGTGTTGACCGCCGAGACCATCACACAGGCAGAGTGGTGGGCTCGGATGCTGATGCGCTCTTGGGTGACCGCCGCCCCCAAGTGA
- a CDS encoding TetR family transcriptional regulator: MSAPDAAETTPRRILAAARAQFAARGYRATSMQAIAERVGITKAALYYHFAAKDEILHRLTLPLLDELEEVLGEAESHGDPETVRWRAIEGYVDVHLRHRETLSMLVRDMSLLVEAPLEGRFRAAIALANDLVSGPGGDLGQRVRASQVVAGLADPVVLFRDVPADRLRHLILDGARALLGAPPAQDADGRVAGLPTRGRPRGRGGGRPAALSEEQTAQARRMYDSGQAVEEIAAAFGVSRATIYRSLRT; encoded by the coding sequence ATGAGCGCCCCAGACGCCGCCGAGACCACCCCGCGGCGGATCCTCGCAGCCGCCCGCGCGCAGTTCGCCGCCCGTGGCTACCGCGCGACGTCCATGCAGGCCATCGCCGAGCGGGTGGGCATCACCAAGGCCGCTCTCTACTACCACTTCGCCGCCAAGGACGAGATCCTGCACCGCCTCACCCTGCCCCTGCTCGACGAACTCGAGGAGGTGCTCGGCGAGGCGGAGTCGCACGGCGACCCCGAAACAGTGCGGTGGCGGGCGATCGAGGGCTACGTCGATGTGCACCTGCGTCACCGCGAGACGTTGAGCATGCTGGTCAGGGACATGTCGCTGCTGGTCGAGGCGCCGCTGGAGGGGCGGTTCCGGGCCGCGATCGCGCTGGCCAACGACCTCGTCTCCGGGCCGGGCGGCGACCTCGGGCAGCGCGTGCGCGCCTCGCAGGTGGTCGCGGGCCTGGCCGATCCCGTCGTGCTCTTCCGCGACGTGCCCGCAGACCGGCTCAGGCACCTCATCCTCGACGGCGCCAGGGCACTGCTCGGCGCCCCTCCTGCACAGGATGCGGACGGACGGGTGGCCGGCCTGCCTACACGTGGGCGCCCGCGCGGACGGGGCGGCGGGCGCCCTGCCGCGCTGAGCGAGGAGCAGACCGCCCAAGCGCGCCGCATGTACGACTCCGGTCAGGCCGTCGAGGAGATCGCCGCCGCCTTCGGGGTCTCCAGAGCGACGATCTACCGCAGTCTCAGAACCTGA
- the rsmI gene encoding 16S rRNA (cytidine(1402)-2'-O)-methyltransferase, translating to MAGDGRLVLAGAPIGQAGDVSPRLREVLGSADVVAAEDTRRLRRLAAELGVEIEGRVVSYYDQNEAARAQELLEVLEQGRTVVIITDAGMPGVSDPGYRLTRLAVEAGITVTALPGPSAVTTALAVSGLASDRFCFEGFPPRKAGDRARRLAALAGEERTMVFFEAPHRLADSLAAMAEAFGADREAAVCRELTKTYEEVRRGGLGELAEWAAGGVKGEITIVVAGHVPVAGEPDPDALVAEVDRRVAEGAHRKLAIADVAKEAGIPKRELYDLVHKRL from the coding sequence GTGGCAGGAGACGGCAGGTTGGTGCTGGCAGGGGCCCCCATAGGCCAGGCGGGTGACGTCTCTCCGCGGTTGCGCGAGGTGCTCGGGAGCGCCGACGTCGTGGCCGCCGAGGACACCAGGCGGCTGCGCAGGCTCGCGGCCGAGCTGGGCGTCGAGATCGAGGGCCGGGTGGTGTCCTATTACGACCAGAACGAGGCCGCCCGGGCCCAGGAGCTCCTGGAGGTGCTCGAGCAGGGCCGCACGGTTGTGATCATCACGGACGCGGGCATGCCGGGCGTCTCGGACCCCGGCTACCGGCTGACCCGCCTCGCGGTCGAGGCGGGCATCACGGTCACCGCGCTGCCGGGGCCGAGCGCCGTCACCACCGCACTGGCTGTGTCAGGGCTGGCCAGCGACCGGTTCTGCTTCGAGGGCTTCCCGCCGCGCAAGGCCGGCGACCGGGCCCGCCGCCTGGCCGCACTGGCCGGCGAGGAGCGGACGATGGTCTTCTTCGAGGCCCCGCACCGGCTGGCGGACTCGCTCGCGGCCATGGCCGAGGCATTCGGGGCGGACCGCGAGGCCGCCGTGTGCCGCGAGCTGACCAAGACGTACGAGGAGGTCCGCCGGGGCGGGCTCGGCGAGCTGGCCGAGTGGGCGGCCGGGGGCGTCAAGGGCGAGATCACGATCGTGGTGGCCGGCCACGTGCCCGTGGCGGGCGAGCCGGACCCGGACGCGCTGGTCGCGGAGGTGGACCGCAGGGTGGCCGAGGGCGCGCACCGCAAGCTGGCCATCGCCGACGTGGCCAAAGAGGCCGGGATCCCCAAGCGAGAGCTGTATGACCTGGTTCACAAACGCCTATAG
- a CDS encoding alpha/beta fold hydrolase, with the protein MVRRDNAALSVRRRRWPRWLAAVMALLVAGMLFGAYGWQPAEDGRAFRSPYLAQVGSRYADTPIARFHYVQAGSGTPVILLSPGGTSVIGWKDQLDALARDHTVYVVDLPGQGYTQLKDPGFAFDLDAMVSAVGAFLDGLGVRQAALAGNSWSGGWALAFAQRHPDRVTKLALLDATGLDLPGTLMWESLKIPVIGELAVKLSTGKSTVHSLAEGMMVNKQRLTEQLLNEWWAPMTFHDNIRATYLLERRLNWAQTEHALPATKTPTLVLWGSQDTIQPVERAHRFAQLLPNEQLVILDGCGHAPQLDCPEPVNRHLQTFFADPQR; encoded by the coding sequence ATGGTTCGACGTGACAACGCAGCCCTATCGGTGCGCAGGCGGCGCTGGCCTCGCTGGTTGGCGGCTGTGATGGCGCTGCTGGTGGCCGGGATGCTGTTCGGCGCGTACGGCTGGCAGCCGGCCGAGGACGGCCGAGCTTTCCGCTCGCCGTACCTGGCCCAGGTCGGCTCGCGCTACGCCGACACCCCGATCGCCCGCTTCCACTACGTCCAGGCCGGATCCGGTACGCCGGTGATCCTGCTCTCCCCCGGCGGCACCTCGGTCATCGGCTGGAAGGATCAACTCGACGCGCTGGCCCGCGACCACACCGTGTACGTGGTCGACCTGCCCGGCCAGGGCTACACCCAGCTGAAGGACCCCGGCTTCGCCTTCGACCTGGACGCCATGGTCTCCGCCGTCGGAGCGTTCCTGGACGGCCTCGGCGTACGGCAGGCCGCCCTGGCGGGCAACTCCTGGAGCGGCGGCTGGGCCCTGGCCTTCGCCCAGCGCCACCCCGACCGCGTCACCAAGCTCGCCCTGCTGGACGCCACCGGCCTGGACCTGCCCGGCACCCTGATGTGGGAATCCCTCAAGATCCCCGTCATCGGCGAACTCGCCGTCAAGCTGTCCACCGGCAAATCCACCGTCCACAGCCTGGCCGAGGGCATGATGGTCAACAAACAGCGCCTCACCGAGCAACTGCTGAACGAGTGGTGGGCGCCAATGACCTTCCACGACAACATCCGCGCCACCTACCTGCTGGAACGCCGCCTGAACTGGGCACAGACCGAACACGCCCTGCCCGCCACCAAGACCCCGACCCTGGTGCTGTGGGGCAGCCAGGACACCATCCAGCCCGTCGAACGCGCCCACCGCTTCGCCCAACTGCTCCCCAACGAGCAGCTCGTGATCCTGGACGGCTGCGGCCACGCCCCGCAACTGGACTGCCCAGAACCGGTCAACCGCCACCTCCAAACCTTCTTCGCCGACCCTCAGCGGTAG